A genomic segment from Streptomyces sp. NBC_01233 encodes:
- a CDS encoding DsbA family protein — translation MSEKNDGANRDATKRSARERLQEERQRQKTRDKRRRTLIVASAVVGVLGLATVVGVIAANTGKSGGSKAGPVVAPSGATGKDALAIQTGKAEAKSTLTVWEDFRCPACKSFEDSYRKTIHELEAKGLLKVDYHLVTLIDGNMGGSGSLKGANAAACAQDAGKFTEYHDVLFQNQPQEVDDAYGKNEKLLELAGQVNGLDTPAFRKCVEDGTHNSWVGKSHEAFIAGKFRGTPTVLLDGKNIFADEANPVTPQKLKEQVEGAAKGSGATAADKDADKDADKGADKAAGKASPSAGSGTKAGAKASPSASKTASNGSANRSSTGSSGD, via the coding sequence GTGAGCGAGAAGAACGACGGTGCCAACCGCGATGCGACGAAACGATCGGCTCGGGAGCGACTCCAGGAGGAGCGCCAGCGGCAGAAGACCCGGGACAAGCGCCGACGGACCCTCATCGTGGCGTCGGCGGTGGTCGGCGTCCTCGGTCTGGCGACCGTCGTCGGCGTGATCGCGGCCAACACCGGCAAGAGCGGCGGCTCCAAGGCGGGCCCGGTGGTCGCCCCCTCCGGGGCCACCGGCAAGGACGCCCTCGCCATCCAGACGGGCAAGGCCGAGGCGAAGTCCACCCTCACCGTGTGGGAGGACTTCCGCTGCCCCGCCTGCAAGTCCTTCGAGGACAGCTACCGGAAGACGATCCACGAGCTGGAGGCCAAGGGCCTGCTCAAGGTCGACTACCACCTGGTCACGCTCATCGACGGGAACATGGGAGGCAGCGGTTCGCTGAAGGGTGCGAACGCGGCGGCCTGCGCCCAGGACGCCGGCAAGTTCACCGAGTACCACGACGTCCTCTTCCAGAACCAGCCGCAGGAGGTCGACGACGCCTACGGCAAGAACGAGAAGCTGCTGGAACTGGCGGGCCAGGTGAACGGGCTGGACACCCCCGCGTTCCGCAAGTGCGTCGAGGACGGCACCCACAACAGCTGGGTGGGCAAATCGCACGAGGCCTTCATCGCCGGGAAGTTCCGGGGCACCCCGACCGTGCTGCTGGACGGCAAGAACATCTTCGCCGACGAGGCCAATCCGGTGACCCCGCAGAAGCTGAAGGAGCAGGTGGAGGGGGCGGCCAAGGGCTCCGGCGCGACCGCGGCCGACAAGGACGCCGACAAGGACGCCGACAAGGGGGCCGACAAGGCGGCGGGGAAGGCCTCGCCGTCGGCGGGATCCGGGACGAAGGCCGGAGCGAAGGCCTCGCCGTCGGCCTCGAAGACGGCGTCGAACGGCTCCGCGAACCGCTCTTCGACCGGCTCCTCGGGGGACTGA
- a CDS encoding ADP-ribosylglycohydrolase family protein: MKAPAACAPDSVRLTWAQPEDLVGHELRQAAEDGRDPEPARRAWLAAGGSPAPDRAGASPTPAALELRALAVGLLDELAAQTSPLAAAEPQPWGAIVAACPDWPPPATRRTPAPGAHHAQDRPEATPEGRARSGNTPDPAPTTPTPEEHPARAAHHAQDQPETTPEDRARSGNTPNPAPTTPTPEEHPARAAHHARSRPQATGQARDPAGHRPDCRPGAPAAEGNPAGAGQDLRTRLEAAWLGRAVGCLLGKPVEKLPLEGVRALARATGNWPLNDWFSERGVPPEVLAAHPWNRRSARTSLAENIDGMPEDDDLNYPLLGLLLLQRHGKGFTTADVARLWLDELPAGRTFTAERIAYRNLLLGLEPPATATHHNPFREWIGALIRADVHGWTNPGDPAAAAAQAYRDAVLTHTGNGVYAALFIAAATAEAATGRADVHTALRAGLAVVPPRSRLAEAVRLGIRAASDEADFDLVVDRLHARFGHYHWVHAVPNTALIAAALTHADGDFTRSVCRAVSGGWDTDSNGATAGALAALVAGSPSALPHRWTAPLKNRLATTVLGFDGIGFDTLAHLTAQEAARS, translated from the coding sequence GTGAAGGCGCCCGCGGCCTGCGCCCCGGACTCCGTCCGGCTCACGTGGGCCCAGCCCGAGGACCTCGTCGGGCACGAGCTGCGTCAGGCGGCCGAGGACGGCCGGGACCCGGAGCCCGCCCGGCGCGCCTGGCTGGCGGCGGGCGGCAGCCCGGCCCCGGACCGCGCCGGCGCCTCCCCGACCCCGGCGGCGCTGGAGCTCCGCGCCCTCGCGGTCGGCCTGCTGGACGAGCTCGCCGCGCAGACGTCCCCGCTGGCCGCCGCCGAGCCGCAGCCCTGGGGGGCGATCGTCGCAGCCTGCCCGGACTGGCCCCCACCCGCCACCCGCCGCACACCCGCGCCCGGCGCACACCATGCGCAGGACCGGCCGGAAGCCACCCCGGAGGGCCGGGCCCGCAGCGGAAACACCCCGGACCCCGCCCCCACCACCCCAACCCCGGAAGAACACCCCGCCCGGGCCGCACACCATGCGCAAGACCAGCCCGAAACCACCCCGGAGGACCGGGCCCGCAGCGGAAACACCCCGAACCCCGCCCCCACCACCCCAACCCCGGAAGAACACCCCGCCCGGGCCGCACACCATGCGCGGAGCCGGCCGCAGGCCACCGGGCAGGCCCGGGACCCGGCCGGACACCGGCCGGACTGCCGCCCCGGCGCTCCAGCCGCAGAGGGGAACCCCGCCGGGGCCGGACAGGACCTGCGGACCCGGCTGGAAGCCGCCTGGCTGGGCCGGGCCGTCGGCTGCCTGCTCGGCAAGCCCGTCGAGAAGCTCCCCCTGGAGGGGGTCCGGGCGCTGGCCCGCGCCACCGGCAACTGGCCGCTGAACGACTGGTTCAGCGAACGCGGCGTACCGCCGGAGGTGCTGGCCGCGCACCCCTGGAACCGCCGCTCCGCCCGCACCTCGCTCGCCGAGAACATCGACGGCATGCCCGAGGACGACGACCTCAACTACCCCCTGCTCGGCCTGCTCCTGCTCCAGCGGCACGGCAAGGGCTTCACCACCGCCGACGTCGCCCGCCTCTGGCTCGACGAACTGCCCGCCGGGCGGACCTTCACCGCCGAGCGCATCGCGTACCGCAACCTCCTGCTCGGGCTGGAGCCGCCCGCCACCGCCACCCACCACAACCCCTTCCGCGAATGGATCGGCGCCCTCATCCGCGCCGACGTCCACGGCTGGACCAACCCCGGCGACCCGGCCGCCGCCGCGGCACAGGCGTACCGGGACGCCGTCCTGACCCACACCGGCAACGGCGTCTACGCCGCCCTCTTCATCGCGGCCGCCACCGCCGAGGCCGCCACCGGCCGGGCGGACGTCCACACCGCGCTCCGGGCCGGGCTGGCCGTCGTACCGCCCCGCTCCCGCCTCGCCGAGGCCGTCCGCCTCGGAATCCGGGCGGCCTCGGACGAGGCGGACTTCGACCTCGTCGTCGACCGGCTGCACGCGCGCTTCGGGCACTACCACTGGGTCCACGCCGTCCCCAACACCGCCCTGATCGCGGCCGCCCTCACCCACGCCGACGGGGACTTCACCCGCTCCGTCTGCCGCGCCGTGTCCGGCGGCTGGGACACCGACTCCAACGGGGCCACCGCCGGCGCCCTCGCCGCTCTGGTCGCGGGCTCCCCCAGCGCCCTCCCGCACCGCTGGACCGCTCCCCTCAAGAACCGTCTCGCCACCACCGTCCTCGGCTTCGACGGCATCGGCTTCGACACCCTCGCCCACCTCACCGCACAGGAGGCAGCACGCTCATGA
- a CDS encoding ADP-ribosylglycohydrolase family protein has protein sequence MAGGGGGPLAVAGDRGGPLAVAGDGGGPLAVAGDGGGPLAVAGGGGGPLVGAARGWAGDVAFGVLGAGPGLRIAGVRVVERPAGPAASAPAELPAGARRIEGLLLGLAAGDAAGWPAARHRASRMPEWTRRLTRELDTFAEQNATTTLPVPIALNQPPEPLRLGPSDDAEWAAFVAESVLTAAGVLLSDLSRSRRMRAAIDLAWNALASEVAAAAERAPEVESAVLPLRARISVRAGLGNLATGLRPPATGHDNPHYFDDAACIRACVLAVVHPGDARAAADLAEFDARYTQDGDGVHGARAMAAAIATALATADVDAAVEAALAQLPEATEIGRNARHAVDLARTRTDGGGAFAIVPILEHEIVDHVYSYGIAAAETVPVALALATAARGRVTEAVPAAACLSRVADSAPALAGALTGVLGGGDSIPAAWREACRTLSGCALPRLAGTDLVELASLLARTELTSPKPQGMIRT, from the coding sequence ATGGCCGGGGGCGGAGGCGGACCCCTGGCCGTGGCCGGGGACAGGGGCGGACCCCTGGCCGTGGCCGGGGACGGAGGCGGACCCCTGGCCGTGGCCGGGGACGGAGGCGGACCCCTGGCCGTGGCCGGGGGCGGAGGCGGACCCCTGGTCGGGGCGGCGCGCGGGTGGGCCGGTGATGTGGCCTTCGGGGTGCTCGGCGCGGGGCCGGGGCTCCGGATCGCCGGGGTCCGGGTCGTCGAGCGGCCCGCCGGGCCGGCGGCCTCCGCACCCGCCGAGCTCCCCGCCGGGGCCCGGCGGATCGAGGGGCTCCTCCTCGGGCTCGCCGCAGGCGACGCGGCCGGGTGGCCCGCGGCCCGCCACCGCGCCAGCCGGATGCCCGAGTGGACCCGCCGTCTCACCCGCGAGCTCGACACCTTCGCCGAGCAGAACGCCACCACCACCCTCCCCGTCCCCATCGCCCTCAACCAGCCCCCCGAGCCCCTGCGCCTCGGCCCGTCCGACGACGCCGAGTGGGCCGCCTTCGTGGCCGAGTCCGTGCTCACCGCCGCCGGCGTCCTGCTCAGCGACCTCTCCCGGTCCCGCCGCATGCGCGCCGCCATCGACCTCGCGTGGAACGCCCTGGCCTCCGAGGTCGCCGCGGCGGCGGAGCGCGCGCCCGAGGTCGAGTCCGCCGTCCTCCCCCTCCGCGCCCGGATCTCCGTCCGCGCCGGCCTCGGCAACCTCGCCACCGGCCTGCGCCCGCCCGCCACCGGCCACGACAATCCGCACTACTTCGACGACGCCGCCTGCATCCGCGCCTGCGTGCTCGCCGTCGTCCACCCGGGCGACGCGAGGGCCGCCGCCGACCTCGCCGAGTTCGACGCCCGCTACACCCAGGACGGCGACGGCGTCCACGGCGCCCGCGCCATGGCCGCGGCCATCGCCACCGCCCTCGCCACCGCGGACGTCGACGCCGCCGTGGAGGCCGCCCTCGCCCAGCTCCCCGAGGCCACCGAGATCGGCCGCAACGCCCGCCACGCCGTGGACCTCGCCCGTACCCGCACGGACGGCGGCGGCGCCTTCGCCATCGTCCCCATCCTCGAACACGAGATCGTGGACCACGTCTACAGCTACGGGATCGCCGCCGCCGAGACCGTCCCCGTGGCCCTCGCCCTCGCGACCGCCGCCCGCGGCAGGGTGACCGAGGCCGTCCCGGCGGCCGCCTGTCTGTCCCGCGTCGCGGATTCCGCCCCCGCCCTCGCCGGCGCGCTCACCGGCGTGCTCGGCGGCGGCGATTCGATCCCCGCCGCCTGGCGCGAGGCCTGCCGCACCCTGTCCGGCTGCGCCCTCCCCCGCCTCGCCGGCACCGACCTCGTGGAACTCGCCTCGCTCCTGGCGCGTACGGAACTCACTTCACCCAAACCTCAAGGGATGATTCGGACATGA
- a CDS encoding CaiB/BaiF CoA transferase family protein, whose translation MDGLRVLDLATLFAGPLAATLLGDFGAEVVKVEHPGIPDPSRGHGPAKDGIGLWWKLLGRNKRTMTLDLSTPGGRDTLLRLAATADVVIENFRPGTLEKWGLGWPELSAANPRLVLARVTAFGQQGPYAHRPGFGTLAEAMSGFAAITGEPDGPPTLPPFGLADSIAALTTAYAVMTALAGRDRTGHGQVVDLAIVEPILTVLGPHPLWYDQLGYVQPRTGNRSANNAPRNTYPSADGRWLAVSTSAQSIAERVVRLVGRPELIAEPWFATGAGRARHTDVLDEAVGGWIARHKAEEVVAAFEDAEAAVALVYDIRDVMADPQFAALDTVTEIEDPELGPLRMQNILFRLSETPGGIRWAGRPHGADTDEVLTELGLTRAEITALRTEGAL comes from the coding sequence CTGGACGGGCTGCGCGTGCTCGACCTGGCCACCCTGTTCGCCGGGCCGCTCGCCGCCACCCTGCTCGGCGACTTCGGCGCCGAGGTCGTCAAGGTCGAGCACCCCGGCATCCCCGACCCCTCCCGCGGCCACGGCCCCGCCAAGGACGGGATCGGCCTGTGGTGGAAGCTGCTCGGCCGGAACAAGCGGACGATGACCCTCGATCTGTCCACTCCGGGCGGCCGGGACACCCTGCTGCGGCTGGCGGCCACCGCCGACGTGGTCATCGAGAACTTCCGCCCCGGCACGCTGGAGAAGTGGGGCCTCGGCTGGCCCGAGCTGTCCGCCGCCAACCCGCGCCTCGTCCTGGCCCGCGTGACGGCCTTCGGCCAGCAGGGCCCGTACGCCCACCGCCCGGGGTTCGGCACCCTGGCCGAGGCTATGAGCGGTTTCGCCGCGATCACCGGGGAACCGGACGGGCCGCCGACCCTGCCGCCCTTCGGGCTCGCCGACTCGATCGCCGCGCTGACCACCGCGTACGCCGTGATGACGGCCCTGGCCGGGCGCGACCGCACAGGGCACGGCCAGGTCGTGGACCTGGCCATCGTCGAGCCGATCCTCACCGTGCTCGGCCCGCACCCGCTCTGGTACGACCAGCTCGGCTACGTCCAGCCCCGCACCGGCAACCGCTCCGCGAACAACGCCCCCCGCAACACCTACCCCAGCGCCGACGGCCGCTGGCTGGCCGTGTCCACCTCCGCGCAGTCCATCGCCGAGCGGGTCGTACGGCTGGTCGGCCGGCCGGAGCTGATCGCGGAGCCCTGGTTCGCGACCGGGGCCGGTCGGGCCCGGCACACGGACGTCCTGGACGAGGCGGTCGGCGGCTGGATCGCCCGGCACAAGGCCGAGGAGGTCGTCGCCGCCTTCGAGGACGCCGAGGCGGCCGTCGCCCTGGTGTACGACATCCGCGACGTGATGGCCGACCCCCAGTTCGCGGCCCTCGACACGGTCACCGAGATCGAGGACCCGGAGCTGGGCCCGCTGCGGATGCAGAACATCCTCTTCCGGCTGTCCGAGACCCCCGGCGGGATCCGCTGGGCCGGCCGCCCGCACGGCGCGGACACCGACGAGGTCCTGACCGAGCTCGGGCTGACCCGGGCCGAGATCACCGCGCTGCGGACCGAGGGGGCCCTGTGA
- a CDS encoding glycosyl hydrolase family 28-related protein: MTEQLPKTARRALLSGAVAGLAGAAVISGGGPATAAGTGTGTATGTGTLDWFDVKGHGAVGDGATDDTAAVQRALDAAAAVGGGTVYFPVGKYLVKPAAGAPALAVKADGIRLVGAGAKAATLVKGGDGILLRMSGTGAAYSTGATHRRHCAVENLGFNGNRKTGLLVELYYNNNSAFRDVFMSSNNDMCIDAVEFWDSRLANLVIEDCTGTTGSATQPNIWLRNASSATEGAWGHSKDNINQIHFIGCRLEAFGTGALWIGQGAVTTNNPNGIYLTDCKFETSRMQGGPHLKTDAGCKHVYANHIYCYAGDFAAGTPATARNIISWAASSSALENVVIANRDRATVNAGVALYSGPGSTAVLRNVVGLYGTAPTGTHIYYEQSSTGDFRVENSYGTLGAQATGTIPVKNAPNPPLRLVPGPVSDASFTRPPLDGTMAVDSADKRLYVRVGGQWLWSALNA; this comes from the coding sequence ATGACCGAACAGTTGCCGAAGACCGCCCGCCGGGCCCTGCTGAGCGGAGCCGTGGCCGGACTGGCCGGAGCCGCGGTGATATCCGGCGGCGGGCCGGCCACCGCAGCGGGCACGGGCACGGGCACGGCCACGGGCACGGGCACGCTGGACTGGTTCGACGTGAAGGGCCACGGCGCGGTCGGCGACGGAGCCACCGACGACACCGCCGCCGTCCAGCGCGCACTCGACGCGGCAGCCGCCGTCGGTGGCGGCACCGTGTACTTCCCCGTCGGGAAGTACCTGGTCAAGCCGGCCGCAGGCGCCCCGGCCCTGGCCGTCAAGGCCGACGGCATCCGTCTCGTCGGCGCCGGGGCCAAGGCCGCCACCCTGGTCAAGGGCGGCGACGGCATCCTGCTGCGGATGTCCGGTACGGGGGCGGCCTACTCCACCGGCGCCACGCACCGCCGCCACTGCGCCGTGGAGAACCTCGGCTTCAACGGCAACCGCAAGACCGGTCTGCTGGTGGAGCTGTACTACAACAACAACTCCGCCTTCCGCGACGTCTTCATGTCGTCGAACAACGACATGTGCATCGACGCCGTGGAGTTCTGGGACTCCCGCCTCGCCAACCTGGTCATCGAGGACTGCACCGGCACCACCGGCAGCGCCACCCAGCCCAACATCTGGCTGCGCAACGCCTCCTCCGCCACCGAGGGCGCATGGGGCCACAGCAAGGACAACATCAACCAGATCCACTTCATCGGCTGCCGCCTGGAGGCCTTCGGCACCGGCGCGCTGTGGATCGGGCAGGGCGCGGTCACCACCAACAACCCCAACGGCATCTACCTCACGGACTGCAAGTTCGAGACCTCCCGGATGCAGGGCGGCCCGCACCTGAAGACCGACGCGGGCTGCAAGCACGTCTACGCGAACCACATCTACTGCTATGCGGGCGACTTCGCGGCCGGTACCCCGGCCACCGCGCGGAACATCATCAGCTGGGCAGCGAGCTCCAGCGCGCTGGAGAACGTGGTCATCGCCAACCGCGACCGGGCCACCGTCAACGCGGGCGTGGCCCTGTACTCGGGACCCGGGTCCACCGCCGTGCTGCGCAACGTCGTCGGGCTGTACGGCACCGCGCCCACCGGCACCCACATCTACTACGAGCAGTCCTCCACCGGCGACTTCCGGGTGGAGAACAGCTACGGCACCCTCGGCGCCCAGGCCACCGGCACGATCCCGGTCAAGAACGCGCCGAACCCGCCGCTGCGGCTGGTACCCGGCCCGGTCAGCGACGCCTCCTTCACCCGCCCGCCACTCGACGGCACCATGGCCGTGGATTCCGCCGACAAGAGGCTCTACGTCCGGGTCGGCGGCCAGTGGCTCTGGTCGGCGCTCAACGCGTGA
- the rbsK gene encoding ribokinase yields MTAIAVLGSTNMDLVAYVPKAPRLGETVTGRSFRTVPGGKGANQAVAAARSGGEVVMIGAVGTDEFGVRLRSALAADGIDTAALRTVEGASGTAHITVDDEGANSIIVIPGANARVTGLEAGDDSRIAAADSLLLQLELPLTAVLAGALAARAHGVRTVLTPAPAQPLPPELLAATDLLVPNEHEAAALTGLTDPGQAAEALLSDVPEVVITLGAAGVLYAARGRAPLAVPAPRVRAVDTTAAGDTFVGALAVALGEGRPMPDALRWASTAAALSVQRPGAQDSMPTRAETDAAAALAGPDPEPARPPARPSGPAHPGRTPGNGPEAAPGATA; encoded by the coding sequence ATGACGGCAATCGCCGTGCTCGGCAGTACGAACATGGACCTCGTCGCCTACGTCCCCAAGGCCCCGCGCCTCGGGGAGACCGTCACCGGGCGGTCCTTCCGCACGGTTCCCGGCGGCAAGGGCGCCAACCAGGCCGTCGCCGCCGCGCGTTCCGGCGGGGAGGTGGTGATGATCGGCGCGGTCGGGACCGACGAGTTCGGCGTGCGGCTGCGCTCCGCGCTCGCCGCCGACGGGATCGACACCGCGGCCCTGCGCACCGTCGAGGGAGCCAGCGGCACCGCCCACATCACCGTGGACGACGAGGGCGCCAACAGCATCATCGTCATCCCCGGCGCCAACGCCCGCGTCACCGGCCTGGAGGCGGGGGACGACTCCCGGATCGCGGCCGCCGACTCCCTCCTCCTCCAGCTCGAACTCCCCCTCACCGCCGTCCTCGCCGGCGCCCTCGCCGCCCGCGCGCACGGCGTCCGTACGGTCCTCACCCCGGCCCCGGCCCAGCCTCTGCCCCCCGAACTCCTCGCCGCCACCGACCTCCTGGTGCCGAACGAGCACGAGGCGGCCGCCCTCACCGGCCTCACCGACCCCGGCCAGGCCGCCGAGGCCCTGCTGAGCGACGTGCCCGAGGTGGTGATCACCCTCGGCGCAGCCGGAGTCCTGTACGCCGCCCGCGGCCGTGCGCCCCTCGCAGTGCCCGCGCCGCGGGTCCGGGCCGTGGACACCACGGCCGCCGGGGACACCTTCGTCGGCGCCCTCGCCGTGGCCCTGGGCGAGGGCCGGCCGATGCCCGACGCCCTGCGCTGGGCCTCGACGGCGGCCGCGCTCTCCGTGCAGCGCCCCGGCGCCCAGGACTCGATGCCGACCCGCGCCGAAACCGACGCCGCCGCTGCCCTGGCCGGGCCGGATCCGGAACCCGCCCGGCCCCCCGCCCGGCCCTCCGGTCCTGCCCACCCCGGCCGCACACCCGGGAACGGGCCCGAGGCCGCCCCCGGAGCCACCGCGTGA
- a CDS encoding HpcH/HpaI aldolase/citrate lyase family protein codes for MILTWLYAPGDRPAVVAKALGCGADAVIVDLEDAVPVSRKEYARAATAELLGERPPVPVYVRVNALDSPWGGADLNALGGLRGLAGLRLPKISAPEQIGAIADRTGGVGLHALLESALGVERAYEIARAHPALRGLSLGEADLRADLAVSAETGLDWCRSRVVVAARAAGLAPPAQSVFPDIRDLEALAASCVRGRSLGFLGRAAIHPRQLPVIERTYLPVPEEVTAAEEILSAARATPGALALPDGRFVDPAVVAAAHRTLALSRRVVTR; via the coding sequence GTGATCCTGACCTGGCTGTACGCACCCGGCGACCGCCCCGCGGTGGTCGCCAAGGCCCTCGGCTGCGGGGCGGACGCCGTGATCGTCGACCTGGAGGACGCGGTACCGGTCTCCCGCAAGGAGTACGCCCGCGCCGCCACCGCCGAACTGCTCGGCGAGCGGCCCCCGGTCCCCGTGTACGTCCGCGTCAACGCCCTGGACTCCCCGTGGGGCGGCGCCGACCTCAACGCGCTCGGCGGGCTGCGCGGGCTCGCCGGGCTGCGGCTGCCCAAGATCAGCGCCCCGGAGCAGATCGGCGCCATCGCCGACCGCACCGGCGGGGTCGGGCTCCACGCCCTGCTGGAGTCGGCGCTGGGCGTGGAGCGGGCGTACGAGATCGCCCGCGCGCACCCCGCCCTGCGCGGGCTCTCCCTCGGCGAGGCGGACCTGCGGGCCGATCTGGCCGTCAGCGCGGAGACCGGGCTGGACTGGTGCCGGTCGCGGGTGGTGGTCGCGGCCCGTGCGGCGGGGCTGGCGCCCCCCGCGCAGTCGGTGTTCCCGGACATCCGGGACCTGGAGGCGCTGGCCGCCTCGTGCGTCCGCGGCCGGTCCCTCGGCTTCCTCGGGCGGGCGGCGATCCATCCGCGCCAGCTGCCGGTGATCGAGCGGACCTACCTCCCGGTGCCCGAGGAGGTGACGGCCGCCGAGGAGATCCTCAGCGCCGCCCGGGCCACCCCGGGTGCGCTGGCCCTGCCCGACGGCCGGTTCGTGGACCCGGCCGTCGTGGCGGCGGCCCACCGCACCCTGGCCCTGTCGCGGCGGGTGGTCACGCGTTGA
- the lgt gene encoding prolipoprotein diacylglyceryl transferase, whose amino-acid sequence MDLAYIPSPSTGVIHLGPIPLRGYAFCIIIGVFVAVWLGNRRWIARGGKPGTVADIAVWAVPFGLVGGRLYHVITDYQLYFGEGRNWVDAFKIWEGGLGIWGAIALGAVGAWIGCRLRGIPLPAWADALAPGIALAQACGRWGNWFNQELYGRATDLPWAVEITAGPNRDAGTYHPTFLYESLWCIGVALLVIWADRRFTLGHGRAFALYVAAYCVGRGWIEYMRVDEAHHVLGVRLNVWTSIVVFVLAVVYLLLSARLRPGRETVVEPDTAADVSGGKDGDAGAKDADGKSTEAEEAETKGADAKDGEAGPPKADLRKAEPAEAPGAEKG is encoded by the coding sequence ATGGACCTTGCTTACATCCCCAGTCCGTCGACCGGCGTGATCCATCTCGGACCGATCCCGCTCCGCGGCTACGCGTTCTGCATCATCATCGGCGTCTTCGTCGCCGTCTGGCTCGGCAACCGTCGCTGGATCGCGCGCGGCGGCAAGCCGGGCACGGTCGCGGACATCGCCGTGTGGGCGGTGCCCTTCGGCCTGGTCGGCGGTCGCCTCTACCACGTGATCACCGACTACCAGCTGTACTTCGGCGAGGGCCGCAACTGGGTCGACGCCTTCAAGATCTGGGAGGGCGGCCTCGGCATCTGGGGCGCGATCGCGCTGGGCGCGGTGGGTGCCTGGATCGGCTGCCGGCTGCGCGGGATCCCGCTGCCGGCCTGGGCGGACGCCCTGGCCCCCGGCATCGCGCTGGCCCAGGCCTGCGGCCGCTGGGGCAACTGGTTCAACCAGGAGCTGTACGGCCGGGCCACCGACCTGCCGTGGGCGGTGGAGATCACCGCGGGCCCGAACCGCGACGCGGGCACCTACCACCCGACCTTCCTGTACGAGTCGCTGTGGTGCATCGGCGTCGCGCTGCTGGTCATCTGGGCCGACCGCCGCTTCACGCTCGGCCACGGACGGGCCTTCGCGCTGTACGTCGCCGCGTACTGCGTGGGCCGCGGCTGGATCGAGTACATGCGCGTCGACGAGGCGCACCACGTCCTGGGCGTGCGGCTGAACGTCTGGACCTCGATCGTGGTCTTCGTCCTGGCCGTGGTCTACCTGCTGCTGTCGGCGAGGCTGCGGCCGGGCCGGGAGACGGTGGTCGAACCGGATACGGCTGCGGATGTCTCCGGCGGCAAGGACGGTGACGCCGGGGCCAAGGACGCCGACGGCAAGAGCACCGAGGCCGAGGAAGCCGAGACCAAGGGAGCGGACGCCAAGGACGGCGAGGCGGGCCCGCCCAAGGCCGATCTGCGCAAGGCCGAGCCGGCCGAGGCCCCGGGGGCCGAGAAGGGCTGA
- a CDS encoding ADP-ribosylglycohydrolase family protein translates to MTLTLEDRACGALVGAAVGDALGGPVEGWTPDQIVERHGGRVHGIVGPWHENWRTARPIAPYHKGDGHVTDDTLMTHALVRVYEAVRDHLDSHAIAEHLVPDLMNNPRWIPELEAEALPLQRIFLAEKWIVTRLHYAHVDPREAGSGNIVNCGAAMYMAPVGLANAGNPAGAYAEALDIAGAHQSSYGREAAGVFAAAVAAACVPGATAASVVDTALSLAKDGTRAAISAVREVAVAHRDFESALAPLRAAVAPYDSVGPDYRAPSLDARRPSRLHSIEELPVALGMLLVADGAYEASVLGAVNYGRDCDSIATMAGAIAGALGGEAVVPAVWAKQVAEASRLDLHAPALAMAAVAREVFALDRARRRTHESAFTAISAPR, encoded by the coding sequence ATGACGCTCACGTTGGAGGACCGGGCCTGCGGCGCTCTCGTCGGGGCCGCCGTCGGCGACGCGCTCGGCGGCCCGGTGGAGGGCTGGACCCCGGACCAGATCGTGGAACGGCACGGCGGCCGCGTGCACGGCATCGTCGGCCCGTGGCACGAGAACTGGCGCACGGCCCGCCCCATCGCCCCGTACCACAAGGGCGACGGACACGTCACGGACGACACCCTGATGACGCACGCGCTGGTCCGCGTCTACGAGGCCGTACGGGACCACCTCGACTCCCACGCGATCGCCGAGCACCTGGTCCCCGACCTGATGAACAACCCCCGCTGGATCCCCGAACTGGAGGCCGAGGCCCTGCCGTTGCAGCGGATCTTCCTCGCCGAGAAGTGGATCGTGACCCGGCTGCACTACGCGCACGTCGACCCCCGCGAGGCCGGCAGCGGAAACATCGTCAACTGCGGGGCCGCGATGTACATGGCGCCGGTGGGCCTCGCCAACGCGGGCAACCCGGCGGGCGCGTACGCCGAGGCGCTCGACATCGCCGGCGCGCACCAGTCCTCGTACGGACGGGAGGCGGCGGGCGTGTTCGCGGCGGCGGTGGCCGCCGCGTGCGTGCCCGGGGCGACGGCCGCCTCGGTGGTGGACACGGCCCTGTCCCTGGCCAAGGACGGCACGCGCGCCGCGATCTCCGCCGTACGCGAAGTGGCCGTCGCCCACCGGGACTTCGAGTCGGCGCTGGCCCCGCTGCGGGCGGCGGTGGCCCCGTACGACTCGGTCGGCCCGGACTACCGCGCCCCCTCGCTCGACGCCCGCCGCCCCTCCCGGCTGCACTCCATCGAGGAACTCCCCGTCGCGCTGGGGATGCTGCTGGTCGCGGACGGCGCGTACGAGGCCTCGGTGCTCGGCGCGGTCAACTACGGCCGGGACTGCGACTCCATCGCCACCATGGCGGGGGCGATCGCCGGGGCCCTGGGCGGCGAGGCCGTGGTCCCGGCCGTGTGGGCCAAGCAGGTCGCCGAGGCCAGCCGCCTCGACCTGCACGCACCGGCGCTGGCGATGGCCGCCGTGGCCCGCGAGGTCTTCGCCCTCGACCGGGCCCGCCGCCGGACCCACGAGTCGGCCTTCACCGCGATCTCGGCCCCGCGGTGA